In a genomic window of Streptomyces katrae:
- a CDS encoding cytidylyltransferase domain-containing protein, whose protein sequence is MNVTAVIPARGGSKGIPGKNVAEVGGVPLVVRAVRACLGAAHVTRVAVSTDDAAIALAARAAGAEVVERPAELGSDRASSESALLHALDRLEERHSEAVDVLVFVQCTSPFITSEEVDEAVLAIVRDGADSAFTAVPFHGFLWTAEPGHGPGHQARGVNHDSAVRLRRQDRTPEYLESGAVYAMRAEGFRRSGHRFFGRTQLVPTAPERAIELDEPGDLDRARALAPLLDPPQTSATPSPQPQQYPGKEL, encoded by the coding sequence GTGAACGTCACCGCCGTCATACCCGCCCGGGGCGGCTCCAAGGGCATCCCCGGCAAGAACGTGGCCGAGGTCGGCGGGGTGCCGCTGGTGGTCCGCGCGGTGCGGGCCTGCCTGGGCGCCGCCCACGTGACCCGGGTCGCCGTGTCCACCGACGACGCGGCGATCGCCCTCGCCGCCCGCGCCGCCGGCGCCGAGGTGGTGGAGCGGCCGGCCGAGCTGGGCTCGGACCGGGCGTCCAGCGAATCGGCGCTGCTGCACGCGCTGGACCGGCTGGAGGAACGTCACTCCGAAGCCGTGGACGTGCTGGTCTTCGTCCAGTGCACCAGCCCCTTCATCACCTCCGAGGAGGTGGACGAGGCCGTCCTGGCGATCGTCCGCGACGGCGCCGACTCCGCCTTCACCGCCGTGCCCTTCCACGGCTTCCTGTGGACCGCCGAGCCCGGCCACGGGCCCGGCCACCAGGCGCGGGGCGTCAACCACGACAGCGCGGTCCGGCTGCGCCGCCAGGACCGTACGCCCGAATACCTGGAGTCGGGCGCCGTCTACGCGATGCGCGCCGAGGGCTTCCGCCGCAGCGGCCACCGCTTCTTCGGCCGCACCCAGCTGGTCCCCACGGCCCCCGAGCGGGCCATCGAGCTCGACGAACCCGGCGACCTCGACCGGGCCCGGGCCCTGGCCCCGCTCCTGGACCCCCCGCAGACTTCGGCGACCCCGTCGCCGCAACCCCAGCAGTACCCCGGAAAGGAACTCTGA
- a CDS encoding DUF6716 putative glycosyltransferase translates to MRIHVLADSDTRWKWGAGLAVGLAPGSEVHAHMLRGRSTPTARQLAEVGITPSSITEATLAEFAAAPALDTADVIILGTVGGATHAALHALARRFAGAPRRPVLMTGYVGVVYEKMADGLLLRAGADIVLANSPFDRRRFTEVYAPLGIPASSIVQTALPFLDERLYDPARTFAEHPYTVCFAVQPSVPADRNGRLYMLRRAISHARLRPGRDVLVKLRSKPGEATTHVEAFHYQVLAEQLDEPLPPNLHFVYGNMSQTLDRTDLLVTVSSTAALESMHRGMPTAILSDLGVREIHGNHYFTGSGCVTDWTAIDEGAAPIAHESWMIDQGIRATDPFGELRDRILELRGSRLPPITPYYTAESAPEYVGTLLRRRGLNPDGSPGPGAAAARSRGPMKRTSRRVLKVAYQFGVQRVAPKIQQWGGV, encoded by the coding sequence GTGCGCATCCACGTGCTCGCAGACTCCGACACCCGCTGGAAATGGGGTGCGGGGCTGGCGGTGGGCCTGGCGCCGGGCAGCGAGGTCCACGCCCACATGCTGCGCGGCCGGAGCACGCCGACGGCGCGTCAGCTGGCGGAGGTCGGCATCACCCCCTCCTCCATCACCGAAGCCACGCTCGCCGAGTTCGCGGCGGCCCCCGCGCTCGACACGGCGGACGTGATCATCCTGGGCACCGTCGGCGGCGCCACCCACGCGGCCCTGCACGCGCTGGCCCGCCGCTTCGCCGGGGCCCCGCGGCGGCCGGTCCTGATGACCGGCTACGTCGGCGTCGTCTACGAGAAGATGGCCGACGGCCTCCTGCTGCGGGCCGGCGCCGATATCGTCCTCGCCAACAGTCCTTTCGACCGGCGCCGCTTCACCGAGGTGTACGCACCCCTCGGAATTCCCGCGTCCAGCATCGTCCAGACGGCGCTCCCCTTTCTCGACGAGCGCCTTTACGACCCGGCCCGGACTTTCGCCGAACACCCTTATACGGTGTGCTTCGCCGTCCAGCCCTCGGTACCCGCCGACCGGAACGGCCGCCTGTACATGCTGCGCCGTGCGATTTCCCACGCCCGGCTGCGTCCGGGGCGCGACGTGCTGGTGAAACTCCGCAGCAAACCGGGTGAGGCGACCACGCATGTGGAGGCGTTCCACTACCAGGTCCTCGCGGAACAGCTGGACGAGCCGCTGCCGCCCAATCTGCATTTCGTGTACGGCAACATGTCGCAGACCCTCGACCGCACCGATCTCCTGGTGACCGTCAGTTCCACGGCCGCCCTCGAATCGATGCACCGGGGAATGCCGACCGCCATCCTGAGCGATCTCGGAGTCCGGGAGATCCACGGGAACCACTACTTCACCGGCTCCGGCTGCGTCACCGACTGGACCGCGATAGACGAGGGCGCGGCCCCGATCGCGCACGAATCGTGGATGATCGACCAGGGAATCCGTGCCACCGATCCTTTCGGGGAACTCCGCGACCGGATCCTCGAATTGCGGGGCAGCCGGCTCCCCCCGATCACCCCGTACTACACGGCCGAGAGCGCACCCGAATACGTCGGTACCCTGCTGCGCCGCCGAGGCCTGAATCCCGACGGCTCCCCCGGCCCCGGCGCAGCCGCGGCCCGCTCCCGGGGCCCGATGAAGCGCACCTCGCGGCGCGTGCTCAAGGTCGCCTACCAGTTCGGGGTCCAGCGCGTGGCCCCCAAGATCCAGCAGTGGGGCGGCGTGTGA